A single Caretta caretta isolate rCarCar2 chromosome 2, rCarCar1.hap1, whole genome shotgun sequence DNA region contains:
- the FAM8A1 gene encoding protein FAM8A1 — protein MAEVAAAPGEPEPEPAGAEGSEAKALSAGEYARRVHQWLWDSYCGYWSWQSSLPALLAAAAPYGSPGPPAAGCPPPPPPAYYGPCYLLAAPAAPGPRAPPAWPGAARLAAVPRPGPAASSAPRGSGRPAGREYIIPSLAHRFIAEMVDFFILFFIKATIVLSIMHLSGIKDISKFAMHYIVEEIDEDTSMEDLQKMMVVALIYRLLVCFYEIICIWGAGGATPGKFLLGLRVVTCDTSVLIAPNRVLVIPSSNVSITTSTIRALIKNFSIASFFPAFITLLFFQHNRTAYDIVAGTIVVRRNGVR, from the exons ATGGCGGAGGTCGCGGCAGCCCCGGGCGAGCCCGAGCCCGAGCCGGCGGGGGCCGAGGGCTCCGAGGCCAAGGCGCTGAGCGCGGGGGAGTACGCGCGGCGCGTGCACCAGTGGCTCTGGGACTCGTACTGCGGCTACTGGAGCTGGCAGAGCAGCCTCCCCGCGCTGCTGGCCGCCGCCGCCCCCTACGGCAGCCCGGGCCCGCCCGCCGCCGgctgccccccgccgccgccgcccgcctaCTACGGCCCCTGCTACCTCCTCGCCGCCCCCGCCGCGCCGGGACCCCGCGCGCCGCCCGCCTGGCCGGGAGCCGCCCGCCTGGCCGCGgtgccccggcccggccccgccgccaGCAGCGCCCCGAGGGGGAGCGGGCGGCCGGCAG GTCGGGAATACATTATCCCATCCTTGGCACACAGGTTTATAGCAGAGATGGTGgatttctttattcttttctttataaAGGCAACCATTGTCTTAAGTATTATGCATCTCAGTGGAATAAA GGACATTTCCAAGTTTGCTATGCACTATATAGTAGAAGAAATAGATGAAGACACATCCATGGAAGACTTGCAGAAAATGATGGTGGTGGCCCTTATCTACAGGTTGTTAGTCTGCTTCTATGAG ATAATCTGCATTTGGGGAGCTGGTGGGGCAACCCCAGGGAAGTTTCTGCTTGGACTTCGAGTTGTGACATGTGATACATCTGTACTTATTGCACCAAATCGTGTGTTAGTGATTCCATCCTCCAATGTTAGCATAACGAC GTCTACAATACGAGCCTTGATCAAGAATTTTTCTATTGCTTCCTTTTTTCCTGCATTCATTACGCTGCTATTTTTTCAGCATAACAGAACAGCCTATGACATTGTAGCAGGAACTATTGTGGTAAGAAGAAATGGAGTCAGATGA